In Melitaea cinxia chromosome 29, ilMelCinx1.1, whole genome shotgun sequence, the genomic stretch TCGGTCGCAGTTACCTTTGCCTTTGGCGACGTGCCGGTGGCACAGTTTGAAGTGGTCCTGTTTTCTGTTCCagattgtaatatttatgttaattaatatatgttttatttctaaaatattttatgtcggctgttacctataacacaagcattaagttgcttacgaGCACGtagcagacgaccgtgtgtagtgtatataataataataagctttatttcaaataaacattttaacaaatggtATCAATTACAACTATTTACTTATGCAAAGGATTtaatcacacaaaaaaaaaatcgagttcAGACTGGTCATCCTATATGGATTATACATATAATCTGTGTTaaggaaattttattttcacgtAGATATTCATATTGGAGGAATACACTGTGTTACAATTATTTCTTCAATTTGTAAttcttaaatgataaaatacttGTAACttggttttgtattttttttttttttttgaaatcataactagttatattgtgtatatacaataatacttacatatttaGTTTCTTCACTATTGTTTCAGTAGTTTTTACCAAAAAGAGTAAACATCcagataaatatttacacattgtTCACACCTGTTTTCAGACTAAGCCCTTTTAGTGATTAACCTTATCGCCTATTTAGAAAGTCATCTGCCCTGACAAATTACTATCtagcagtttaaaaaaaatatttttagaatttagtCTAATGTCTAAATTATTTTCAAGGTGGAATTCCTGAAGTCTCCAGAGCGGTTCTCGTCACTAGGTGGCAAGCTGCCCAAAGGAGTGTTACTAGTAGGTCTGTAACTTTACTTTTGGAGCTATTTCTATTGGGTAAAATCTAGCTAACACTTTCTTTATATCGACGAGATgatcttaataataaatgttatcaaAATTGTCTTTTTCAAGATGTaagtcaattatatatattagaaacaCAAATGGACCTAATATTCATCCTTTTGGAACACCTCTTTTACTCCAATTTTTCTGATTGTACTAGACTTCTCGTCGAGTTTAATATCTTCAATAgtcacttataaaattattttgcttaGATATAAAGCAACGAAATGAAGCACTATTTCTAAGATTGTGCAGGAGTGTTTCACGCTTGACGCAATCAAATGCTTTTGTGAGATTGACAAAACCCGTAGTAGCAGActctaatttttaattacaaactattctttttatctatttatgtgtataacctattataaatataatatgaatatattaatttggcgcagcggtcacagcactgactattgcgctagcggtcgcgggttcgataccccgcacatgacaaacatttgtattggccatatacatgtttgtcgtggtctgggcgtttttgcttgtgtattgtgtgtttctggtccccgacacaggagaaaatcctatttatttattcttattattagtttatagCTTGTTACtgtaacccccccccccccccttcagGTCCCCCCGGTACCGGAAAGACGTTGCTGGCCAGAGCAGTAGCCGGGGAAGCGAGGGTACCATTCTTTCACGCAGCGGGTCCCGAGTTCGACGAGATCCTCGTTGGACAGGGCGCGCGTCGCGTCAGAGATCTGTTCAGTGAGTTATAACAGAACACaagttatttttcttaattgcGAACTATTGactactattttgtttatatactgATTGTTTTGTACCTGTTGTCATACTATTTGTGTGCccaaataaagaataaaaaaaaaagagtgtgtcTTGAAGACCGCACGGCAGAAGTAAAAACTTCATTGGCGATCGCAATCAAGCAATAACGAAATGAATCCCGAGTTCACCCggtcgagcctttcacctcagagcgtgacggatcaggctaacttactacctacgaaggaatgtgtgtgcggtgcgcctaaaaaagttttcacttctgccgtgcggtcTTAAGAACACACCCTaaaactatccaactgctgttCCTCATCATTCTGGATGGCATCATGCAGAACAGACGGCAGGAAACACCGCAGTATATAGTGGGGGTTAACCAAAACCTTTGAAGGCCTAGACTACGCTGACGACCTGTGCCTGCTCAGTCATTGAGATAGTCTAtagatcgttacttatagtagggaatatatccgtcaacccgcagtggagcagcgtggtggattaaggatccttctcctacatggaggaagagacctatgcccagcagtgggatgttacaggctgaatcttaTTCGTATTATGATCCACGGAGGAGTTTTTAGAGGCATTAGTACCAACTCATAGAAATGGCAGCTCTTTCGAATCTATGGTTATAtggttataaatttaatttttaatatatctagaGGCGGCCAAAGAACGAGCTCCGTGTGTAATATTTATCGACGAGATCGACTCGGTCGGAGCGAAGAGAACCAACAGTGTCTTACATCCATACGCCAATCAGGTAATAATTGTACCTAATAATACTTACGTTTGGTTTTActactaaaaaaatttaatttgtagaaGTCTGTTGACTAAAAAGGTTAATGGCCTAGTTGAAATtagtatctatactaatattataaagaggtaaagtttacaactttgtttgtatgtaggggataatcttcgctaatactgatccgatcacgaaaattctttcgctaacagaaagctacactattcaggagtgacataggctatattttatagtaaataaaaattatataaatattttataataaataattgaacaaaaaattcagtgaataaggaaaagattaaaatatcaatatcgtaaataaactagcgccatctatcgccacttcgaaaacaatttattagtctttcgacgttattaatttagtcttattgtAGTAttgacgacgttttctcgatttttgatagatggcgttggagcaacatattatttatttaagtgctataaaattcgttctctaaagtatgttatttggttattataataataattaacgcccaacaaAGTGgacacgggtcggctagttttatatatatatatttttatgtgtatctcaaaataaaataaaaaatttgctgTGATCGCAAATTCGGTCGCGTTCGGTACACCAGCttcaatttgtaattatttataattctagtgaaatattgttttactaatatttaacatttgagGCAGCACTATTGCTTGTTTGACTATTGCTCAGAATTGCAATTTGACAGtactatttgtttattttcggCTTGACTCTTGCAAGTTACGTAATCGAATTTCATTCCTTGGAACTCTGATTTTGTATATGTGACTTTTTCACTTAACTTACActattagtttttgttttattattatctaaaaaaagATTGATGTTGATGAAACAACTGAAcctaaaattaatgaaattttgcacagatatcTGACTTTTTCTAActtgaaataattattgaaaattttatttcgattaatgacTGCGatgtttttattgcaaaattaaaaaaaatgcagtgcGAAGTTCCCCCGGTCAGCTAGTACACCATAAAtcataagttatttataaatgtatcatTGCTTTTCAGACAATTAATCAACTGCTGTCAGAAATGGACGGTTTCCATCAGAACGAAGGAGTGATTGTTCTGGGAGCGACTAATAGGAGAGACGACTTAGACCAGGCGTTACTCAGACCGGGCAGATTTGATGTAGAGGTCAGTGTATGGCATAACTATTATGGGTAGTtgggaagaaatggctaattagccataagttaGCCATAGTtggctagcccgttggcgcagtttgtagtgaccctgctttctgctccaggggttgtgggttcaattcccaccccgagtctgggtataatatatatatttatttatatatgtattatttataagtatgtttatcgaaaaaaaaaatatacatatagatatactagtcggctgttacctataacacaagcatgaagttgcttactttaggaacagatgaccgtgtgtgtattgtgtagatatatatttatttatttatttattttttattataagtaagtcTGTCCAATGTACTTCAGTCTGTAACTGTCTTAAAATATATGCAATGTGTACagtgtagttgtggtgtacaataaagtttttttttttttatatcactacgCGGTTaacgattactgtagcttatagacgcctgcaacaccagaagcatcgcaagcacgttgccgacccaatccccaatccccccggagctctggtcaccttactcaccaacaggaacacaatactacatgaaaacagtattattttgctgtgatcttctgtaaggtcgaggtactactaccccagtcgggctgctctatattttgagcaggaaattcctgctgtgccctacttcagttataaatagttatatattgttaaatttagaaattaaaattgtagttttgaattaattaattattgtaagtGTATTCAAAATTTTGAATTCTCTTTAACATTCTTTTGCACTATAAAACTCTCTGGGCTACTGAGTGCGTCGCCAATAATGATCATATAACGTAGGTCTGTCAACAAGGAGGTAAGCCGTACCCTTGTTTGCtgacatagttgtataaaaaaaaaaatttgctgaTCAATAAATTTATCCAGGTGTCAGTCCCGACCCCAGACTACGGAGGTCGGCTTGAGATACTCCAGATGTACGTGTCCCGGGTAGCGGCCCACCCCGACCTGGACGTGGAGTCACTGGCCCGAGGGACCACGGGGTTCACCGGAGCTGACTTGGAGAGTATGGTCAACCAGGCCGCTCTTAAGTGAGTATTGTACGGTTAGTTGGTAAGGGTTATGGTGATAGTGAGAGACGCTGAACATACTACATACTAGATGCTTAGGTGGATTTTGTACGTTCGTTTTGCTTTTTGtgtgaatgttttatttatatatatataataaacatgtcatgataataacaaatacaaacgaAGAACTTAAACGTTGCCAAGGtattggcgcagcggtcacagcgctggctgttgcgctagtgATCGCTATATAGATGTTTGGGTGTTTTTGTTTCCGAACCCTGACATAGGAGAAAACCCTACCGAGCCCCGTTGTGTATTAAgcgtcaattatttattattattacaatggaGTTAAAATGCAGTACTAGAAATGGTAGAGAGCagaggttcccaaacttattttgtctactgcccactaagagaataaattattttatagtgccccctttgagcaatcttttaatgaatattagttgatgttcacgagtttagtcgagagtccttatagattaaatgacaatCGCCCCCCAAACCTCTTTAAAACaccaccattttttttctaggtcatTTACCcccctttagtactgcagcgcccacaagggggcgttatcgcccactttgggaacactggtgtaaaagtaaaataaaattaattgacgtttacttaattaaaaaaatgtttaattaaaattatagttcttttttattataaatacttattccACTATGATATTTCCAGGGCAGCGATCGAAGGTGCGAAAACGGTGACCATGGCTCACCTCGAGGAGGCCCGGGACAAGGTTCTGATGGGTCCGGCAAGACGGGCTCGTCTTCCTGATGATGAGGCCAACGAGATCACCGCCTGCCACGAGGGGGGCCACGCCATCGTCGCCTACTACACCAAGGTAGTTTACACACTACACTAGTTTATACCAATCCCATATTGTGCCCAAAATTATCTGTCAAGCACAGATCTGAATGATTTTTTCCTAGTCAAAGTGTAATTTAGAGTATAgaacagcgccatctagtttggCTTAAATGAGCTATAATCTATGTACCTGTAATAAAACGAAACTCGTGTCTGTCTATATGTAAGATATATTTgagacaaaaatatacatatgaaaagtcttcaaaaattatttctgtttatCTTAGAAGTTATCTATATGTATCTGTATATATGTTCTGTGTGTTTGGTAAAACACGCCATTTGTGGCGCGGTCCCGCCtataataaatacctgataatGTTCGTTAGTAGGGAAAATATCCACCAATCCGCATTGgcgcagcgtggtagattaagctctgatccttctcctacatggaggaagaggcctatgcccagcagtgggatattacaggctgaagcgtaaaataataacaataatgtgTGTTTCAGGATTCTCACCCTCTACATAAAGTGACTATCATCCCCCGAGGTCCTTCGCTAGGACACACCGCCTACATACCGGCTAAGGAAAGGTAACATCTATATATGTACTAATCTcataaagctgaaaattttgtttgtttgtttgtttaaacgcgctaatttcaggaactacttatagcccatttaccaaggaaggctatagattattttttcccCTTAAATTAACTCGTGTGAAATCGCGGAGCACTGCTATTAATTAGTATAAAGAGAAATAGTGGtttatttttagccgacttcaaaaaaggaggaggttactcaattcgaccgtatatattttttttcaaatgtatgttcggggataactctgtcgtttatggaccgatttcgataattcttttttttttgttggaaaagagatatccctagtttggtaccatgataaggaaaccaggatctgatgatgggatcccagagaaatcgagggaaactctcgaaaatccgcataactttttactcggtgtacagattttgatgatttttaatttaatcgaaagccgatgtttgccatgtggtcacatttaaatttcatcgagatctgattacaacttttggagtaatctttgataatgcgtatttacttgactttttttttgtctacctacgttgtattacttgtcgatataattgaagtctgtttttcttcgtttgcctgcaaacacaattattagattgatattttatttttaaatctttcttttttatataaataattacaaattttgactaaaattaaaagaacataCGTCCATATCTGcctatatattttctaaataaaataaaaattaattaagtattaataaaaatgaatgacgGAAACGCATGTCCTCGCATGAGTTTCGAACGACTGGACCGAAtcgaataattctttttttgtcgtTATTGTCTGgacaagtttaaaaaaaataatcgatatatttataaaaaagaagaatTTTAATATAGCACGGCTCCGGCTGTGCTTTACTCTCACatcataaaaaatatggaaatcgcttactcttaaacctctatatatttataatgctaaGAGACTCcccccttctcaatgaccttgagcttttagactttgccacaccccatccacccgcacttcacctgatcagtgttacgtaaaggttattaaactcTGCCATCTACCGGCTCTTGCTTGTACTAATAGGACATGCGATTGATTCGTTTCCTAGACCAAGAGCTTGCTTacaactttaactgaggtagggcacagcaggaatttcctgctcaaaatatggagcagcccgcctggggtagtacctcgaccttacagaagaccacagctaaataatactgttttcaagcagtattgtgttcctgttggtgagtaaggtgaccagaggtcctggggggattgggggtagggtcggcaacgcgcttgcgacgcttttggtgttgcaggcgtctataaactacggtaatctctcaccatcaggtgagccgtacgcttgtttgccgacctagtgacataaaaaaaaaaacaagttgtgatcatccataattattatttaattcttcaTCTTTtcgtgtcgatcatttaggctctaaaactatattaattataacatcCCGTTAATATGATATGAAATGCACACTTATTCAGAATACACAtcgaagtataaataaaatatcacttGAAGATATTTTGGAAtactattgtaataaaaagaatcaattaaaaaatattacgtagGACGTCAACGTTTTGGATGTATGGATGATAGCAAAATAACGGGAGATCCACGTGACgaaataagctgtttttttattatgccaGGCAACCATTAATTAAGAAACCTATCAAATATGACAGCTGaagttttttttcaaattttttacaaaaaataatatagaatcaGAACCATCTGTGATTATCTGCAAGAACCATATCAATTAATCGAATTTATCGTTGTATGCTTGATTATTAGTTCGTAAACAAGCTAGTAGAGGGCGTTGGTATAAGTTGCAAGCAATAGTTTTAAACTTGTGCGTGGAGGTGTGcagttttggatttttttttttcttattgttctgtgtatttttttttatagatatcaCGTGACAAAGCAACAGCTTCTGGCAATGATGGACACAATGATGGGAGGACGAGCGGCTGAGGAATTAGTCTTTGGACCGGACAAGATTACttcaggtaatttttttttttatttttatttatttacttttgtattaatctattaatattaatttcatatcgGGACTTACTTTAGAAGGGAAATATTTGTCTTAGAAATTCTACAATAACAGATGGTTTGCCAGATGTTAAGCACCACATTTAAAGATACTTGTATCATTACAAGCATTACAAATATGTCTTCGGatgatttaaagtaaaaatgagGGTAGTAGGTTGAGGTTAAGAATGATGAGGATAGCTTGGGTTATGGAAGCTGATATTTTGTACCATGACATTCAAATGGTGTTTGTGAAGGTTTGGAATgtgtatggtacagtctatggttgagtgagagatgatatgtgagggaaggttatgagggaaactaaacccaatgaaagtcaaTCTAACACTCTATGAATCTTGTCAAACAGCAAGGCTGTATTCTCTGTATGAAtcctcgaaggaccaaaaaaattgtatgatacAGTCTacggttgagtgagagatgacatgtgagggaaggtatGATGGAAACCAAACAcaatgaaagtcgatcaaaCACTAATTTTATGAAgaatattttgagtatatataggtagaagtacagacgtcatttgacgtcattcgtagcaaacaagtaacaatttcattagaaatctgcatcagTCAAATAAcgatttcgtaataaatcagctaaattaaagaggttactaatttgcaagacaatcatattgctcaatgtgcgttaacccgTACAGAATGGATTGAGCTAAATATTGCTGTTttgtttaaagttaatattttataatacgtttAAGGTCGAACCGTCTATCCTACGAGAACCTTAGGATGTTCTAGATAAACTAAATCCTAGTTAGATTGATGGTATAGTTtgaatcacgtcggggtcaccagtttggaaGTATGAGGAACATGGTGATTGAATTCCTCATCAACCaacgaaaagggaggatcctccgaccagacggatgttgtgtctggcgggctaccgccccgacggttgttgtcgggatctcgtatatatacttaatcactttgaaaactctgatagcgcgatgtagcatacgtcagttttctctaattacgtagtttgtagtcgttcgtattttcgcgcgatagatgtcgtcACAATATGTTTAAGGCCAAACTATCCTACGAACCTTGAGATATTCTAGATAAACTAAATCCTAGTTAGATCAAGCAAGACGAAAAATGTCTTTTCACCTTGGCGAAGGCTACCTCGCCGCGATTCCCATCTCAGTCCGTCAGCAGTCTCGAGCCCAGTTCGATATAGCCCCTGTCCACCTGCCCCCAGGAGCGTCCTCGGACCTGAAGCAGGCCACGTCCATCGCGGTGCACATGGTGCGCGAGTGGGGCATGAGCGAGCGCGTGGGGCTGCGCGCCGTGGAGCCCGCGCGGGGCGGGGACACGCTGGGGCCCGCCACCAACGAGATGGTGAGTTCTTGCCACCAACTGAGCTGAACTTTTGTCCCTACCACTCGCACTCCTCTGTCCCTACCAATAACATTTCATCCCCCACCAATCACTGTTCTGTATCCAACAATCACACTGTTCAATCCCCACCTATCACACCTCTGTCCTAATCAAGCGCAGTCTAGTTCCCACCAATCACACTCTTCATCCCCCTCCAATTATACTCTTCATCACCCTACCAATTGCACTCAATCCCCAGAGATCACACATTTTTCATCACCCAACAATCGCACTCTAAACCTAACCGATCACACTTCATCCCCACCAATCGCACCCTAGTTCTCACCAATCACTTTATTCATCCCCCACCAATCGCACTCTAATTGTAATCTAAAATCTTGCATTCAACGACTCACACTACCACACCAAGAAGGAGGAAGGGAATTGATAGACATTCATAACTTACACAACAAACAAATAACTACACTCCGGAAATACTTTCACATTAAATCAGAACCCTCAGCACTACACAGGCATGCAAGCGGAAAAGATACTAAACTTACACCGCTAAACTTACATAACTTAACTAATGATTGTAACTTAATTAatgattgtattaattttttctatttgtttttgtgtcttaattgttttattttagtgttgcttgaattatttatattttatatttctgtatgtgatttatcgattatttcttgTTAATGTGTTCCTTTTGctcatttatgaattatttactgTTGGAAACTTTGCTGGTTTGTGTATTGGctgtatgaatttattaatttactgtattattgtactgtacgtttcctaaataaaataaaataaaataaataaataaaataacagacaACCACAGACTAACGAAAtaactcatcattacagcctatacagtccactgctggacataggcctccacaagtttacgccaaaaataacgtgaactcgtgtgttttgcccatagtcaccacgctgggcaggcgggttggtgaccgcaggactggctttgtcgcaccgaagacgctgctgcccgtcttcggcctgtgtatttcaaagccagcagttggatggttatcccgccatcggtcggcttcataagttccaaggtggttgtggaaccttgttatcccgaACGACGAACGATTATAACGAAATAACTAACGGACCCAAAACAGAAAATCGCTACCTGGGCTGGAAAGCCCCTCCACGGAAGACACCGATCCCACCTATGCCAAACATACGTCGACAAAGATAAGTCGAACGAATGGCTAAGGAAGAGTGAACTGTTCCCTGAGACCGAAGGCTTCATGTTAGCGATACAAGACGAAGTAATAGCTACACGTAATTACaggaaacatattttaaaagacCCCAATCAGACTAATGACTCATGTAGACATTGCAATAGTGCCCCCGAAACTATACAACATATAATTAGTTCCTGCAGAAGCATAGTACAGACCGACTACAAACACAGGCATGACCAAGTAGCATCCATCATTCACCAAGAACTCgcacataaatacaaattcatAGCCAAAAAACAACCATACTACAAATACAGACCGGATGTCATTTTAGAAGAcagaaattacaaaatttactgGGACAGGACTATATTAACGGACAGAACAGTGCATTACAACAGACCAGATATTACTCTTCACGacaaacgaaacaaaacagTCTATCTAATAGACATTGCTATTCCTAACACCCACAATATTCAAACAACCATATCGGACAAACTAACAAAGTACCAGGACCTCgcaatagaaattaaaatacagtGGAATGCAGATACCGTTCATATTGTTCCCATTGTACTCTCCGCAACTGGAATCATACCTAAAACTCTTACTAACAGCTTAAAAATTCTAAACATGTCTACCAATCTAACATACACCTTACAAAAAAGCAACAGCTCTCAACACTTGCCGTATCACTCGAAAATTTCTGACAGCCTCGACAATCACCTCCAACGCAGAACCATCTGCCATACTCATTACTACATTATTACCTTCTCTTATCAAGAgaagagaaaaataaaaaaataataataataaacgtttcacactcaacggatcccctaGTAGGagtttctcctgtgttgggagGGGGGGTctagaaacacacaatacacaaacacaacgcccagaccacgactaacatatcgaggtcgatacaaatgtctgtcgtgagcggaaaTCGACCCCGAGACCGCTAGCGTAAAAGCCAGTGCTATGACAgctgcgccaacacgtcgtcaaTATATAAAGACTAATCAgttgaaatattctttaattccAGGTGGACGCAGAAATCAAGAAGATTCTCTCTGACAGCTACGAGCGAGCGAAAGCTATTCTACGCGCTCACGCCAAGGAACACAAGGCGCTAGCGGACGCGTTGCTCAAGTGAGCCTTGATTTGGTTGTGTTTTAAAGGTTTTATACTCGAAATGTACCGAAGAAAAATGATTCCATATTACCACGGCTTGCCTGTTTCTGTCTGACTTGTCTTTGTAAGCGTAATTGGCGGGgaaacttgaaattaaaaatgaaaataaaaataaaatcatcatatcaagaatttcgctctagcgggtacatcgttccatagcttaattggctagagcgccgacacggtcagtcggagacgcgggttcgaatcccgctggagcggtcaatttttgatatgatattcaaaaaacgtttagaatccctaatgtgtgagtaacacaaaaataaaatcgtacaaacttgaaattgtaATGAAAAGAAATTTAAGTTATCTgcgtataattaatttagtgtTTGTCATGATTTGCTAAATTTTATGGAAGACATCTCCTTAACAAGAACTCATCTACGCATTCTTCTTGATTTGCATTGACAGGTAAAAAATCCTTAATgatttaattcttaaaaatattcttgAATGGAATTCTTCTTAATATCCATTGacgtagggcatagcaggatatAATTCCactaaaaatctggagcagcccgactgggtttGTATTtcgaccttactgaagatcacagctaaataatgctgttttcaagcagtattgtgttcctgttggtgagtaaggtgaccagagctcctggggggattggatatagggtcggcaatgcgtttgcgatgcttctgatgttgcaggcgtctataagctacggtaatcgcttaccatcaggtgagccgtacgcttgtttgccaacctaggtTGATAATTCctaaaaattactattacagGTATGAAACGCTAGACGCGGACGACATCAAGGCGATAATGAACGGAGAGAAGATAAAGCTGGAGAAGCAGAAGGGCGGTAAGGAAGCCCCGGCCGGCAAGGAGGCCCCCGTGCCCGCACTGCTGCCCCAGGCGGTGCCGGCGTAGGTCGCCCGTCTAGGTATCCTACACcttgaaattattaaatcttGTCAATTTTGTCACATATACcaagattaaataattataaaaatataaataaaacttgtcGTATTGCAaactcttatatatatatttattgatagatCGTACTTTATTGAATGAGCTATTTAACGGctgaactaataataaaatattcgataTCTACCACGACGTTTTGTTAAAGAAAAATCtgaactaatattataaagttaaagagtttgtttgtttgaacgcgttaatttc encodes the following:
- the LOC123667673 gene encoding ATP-dependent zinc metalloprotease YME1L — its product is MFSLNSINTQNQILVSFSQLSSRYSNLFRQRKQSNAKNKDVKGKESAGVLSDATLCSDSFDEALRHFDKNVLAEMCKIDVRSAVSFAGASKAGFRDIQNLKSAKKISHISQSSFEKNKNGWLQAPTVTVDFRGNNTKFTFTDNFVGSLFNSLHNNSFNYNIQVRGFKTERGIHADLKRNPNLINRLRLNVTDSTDKQTTLSPDVAPRLEKLLSEDTVLTNQQKDKIKIAFAEGYLAGSHPDNVRGTKASKYLKLVQQLLTIVLFLAIFVSLMASVSGTVFRIQLGNQVEVDPEDISVTFDDVKGADEAKQELKDVVEFLKSPERFSSLGGKLPKGVLLVGPPGTGKTLLARAVAGEARVPFFHAAGPEFDEILVGQGARRVRDLFKAAKERAPCVIFIDEIDSVGAKRTNSVLHPYANQTINQLLSEMDGFHQNEGVIVLGATNRRDDLDQALLRPGRFDVEVSVPTPDYGGRLEILQMYVSRVAAHPDLDVESLARGTTGFTGADLESMVNQAALKAAIEGAKTVTMAHLEEARDKVLMGPARRARLPDDEANEITACHEGGHAIVAYYTKDSHPLHKVTIIPRGPSLGHTAYIPAKERYHVTKQQLLAMMDTMMGGRAAEELVFGPDKITSGASSDLKQATSIAVHMVREWGMSERVGLRAVEPARGGDTLGPATNEMVDAEIKKILSDSYERAKAILRAHAKEHKALADALLKYETLDADDIKAIMNGEKIKLEKQKGGKEAPAGKEAPVPALLPQAVPA